The Acidobacteriota bacterium nucleotide sequence CGGGGGCGATCCCGGCGGAGCTGGCGCCGATCCTGGAGCGGCTGTCGCTGGACGCGGCGGAGTGGCTAGCGTCGGTGCAGGGCTACGAGCGCCGCTTCCGCCGGGTGGTGGGCTGCGCCGGCCGCCTTGCGGAGCTGGCCCGCGCCGCCGGCCTCAAGTGGTTCCAGGGCGTCGCCGCCTGCCGCCGGCTCTTCCTCCCCGCCCGGACGTAGCACAGAGGCCGAAGCTCTCACGACCGAGAACATCGGCAGTGTCCCACGCGACGGTCATTGCGGCAGCAGGTAAACCCTCTTCGCGGTGTCGATGTCTTCGGCGATCCAGCGTATCAAAGGATCTTCGCATTTCATGAGTTCCGCAAGGCGCTCGCCGTATTTCTTCCGGAGTGCCGGGACCCGCTCCGGAGCTTTCTCGGCTTCCAGCGCCTCGATCCCGCTTCGCCACCGGTGCAGCAGAAAGAGGAGAAGGTAGGCCCGCAGGGGTGTCCCGGGCGTCTTCTCCAGCCACTGCTCGGCAAAGAGGGCTTCATCCAGAGGACCGTCACTCATCCCTTCCCACTCGTAGAAAAGGGTGGCCTTCGTGGCGTAGGCTGCCGCCGCCTCTGCCGTCTGTGGCCCCAGGAGCGTCACGATACCCCGCTCAACGAGCCGGCGCTTTTCGGAGAGCCAACGCTCTGGGGTATTACGTCGTCCGGCCAGGGGAATCCTAGACCTGAACTGCCGGTTGGCGGCAAACCATTGCGTCAGCCGACTTGAGACGGCGGACCTGAAATCCGAATCTCCCTCGCAGGCGATGTCCGCCGCCTTCAGCCGAGTGGGATCGCTATCCTCCGGATAGCCATGGAAGAGGGCGTGAAACAGCTTTCCCTCCGCTTTCACCTTGCCCTCGGGTGAGACCGGGAGGTCCGAGGCCGCCGCCGCCCCTGCCGGCAGTCCGATTGCCAGCAGAAGGACCAGGCTTCGGAACGGCAGGCTCCGGCAAAGAAGCGTGAAAAGAGAAAAAGGGATGGCGGATTGAATCGGCATGGAGACCTCCTCACGATGGATCGGCGGGCCCGGGGAGAATCCGGGTGTCCACTTTCTGGTAATCACTGTATCGGATCACCTGGTGAGTGTCCACCCCGAAGAAGAGGAACACCCGGGCGACAAGGTCAACCTCGATGCGGGAAGGCAACCAGGCATCCTGGTTGATCTTCTCCTGCTCGATCAGCACGGTGCAGGACCCAAGGGAAGCCACGAGGCCCCCACCCACCTTGAACTTCTCGGTGAGACGGGCTTCCAGCCGGATGATCTGGGCCTCCTCCTCGTCGATCCAGACATTCCCGGCCAATCCACCGATCAGCTTTTCCACCAGGTTGCGGGTCTTGTGCCCCAGGCGCGGCGCAAAGTCGGCGATTAGCACCGGCCTGCCCTTCCAGCTTTCCCGCCGGAGGGAGTCGATGCTGCAGCACCGCAGGAAATCGGAAGCCGTGAACTCGATTTCCCGCTCGTTCTTCCGGCCCGCGGCGAGGCGCTCCATTTCCTTTTCAACCCGGCGGTCCTCTTCGGCCTGCCTCTTTTCCGTGAGTTGACGGCCGTTCTCCGCGATCAGACGGTCCACCAGCCTGCCGCCTGCCGGCGTGACCTCGTAAAGGCCGGTGTATTCCTGCGTCTCCTTCCCTTTCTTGTCGCGCTTCCAGGCGGTCACGGTCTTGCGGCAGCTGTAGCGCTCCCGCCGGGAATCCATTTCCGCCTGGTGGCGACCGAGGGATTCGACCAGCTCCGGCAGGTCGGGAAGGGGCCTTCCGTCCGACGAAACAGGGAAGGAGAATGCATGAGTGTCCGGTGTTGAGCGGCGGTCGAAGGTCACCACCGTCAGGGTGACCTCCTCTTCACCGATCGCCAACCGGAGTTTCCCCGGTTCCCGGATACCGTCCTGTTCTCGATAGTTTCCCAGGGAAAGGCTGAAGCGCTCCGGGGGTTCCTTGAACGCCGCCCCGCACAGAAGACCCGTTTGCGGATCGAAGTGAAGGCGGCAGCGGGCCTGGCCCAGGGAGACCTGCACCGAAGCGGTGCTGCCGCCGTCCCACGGCTCGGCGGTCACTGCGGGAACCACCGCCAGGCGGGACTTCTTTGGCTCGTGCCACCGGTGATTGACCAATAGACCCAGCAACCGGAAACAGTCGGCCGCTTCGCCCGAGACCGTGGACGACCGGTTCCCGTCCCGGCGCCAGGCTGACATGCCGTTGTAACAGAGGACCCGGGATCCGGGGCCGAAATCCAGCGCCAGGCGGAAACTGTCTGGGGCTGAAGTTCTCAGGGAAAACCTCCCCTCGCGACCGTGGCTATCGAGGGCTGTGCCTTCCGCCAGGCCGTTCCGGGCCTTGTACAGCGCCTTTCCGCCTTCCGCTTCCCGGCACTTCCGGAAGAGGTCGGCGGGTGAATCGGCCTTCCGCGCGGCAAAGGCGGAAACCCCGCAAAGGAGAAGACAGATCACCACCGCCTTCGAGAGGCTGTGGCACGATCCCAAGGTGAATCCAACGAGTCTGGTCATTTTCCAACCCCTGTCCTTGTTGATGGGTGATCCTCGTTCCTCGAGGGGGACACCATTGTGCCCGGCGACAGTAGACGTGAAAACGGGGAGAAAAGTTCAGAAGAGAGGGGAAGTGGAGGATCGTTCCGGAAAGCGGGGGATGTCGGCCCCGGCGAGACCTCCGATAACCGCTCTCGCGGCTCCCCGGGTCCCGTGCGGACTTCGCCGGTTCGGGGTTGGTCGGGAAAGCGGTGTAACCGCGGGTCGCCGTCGCTCGTCATTTTTCTTTGAGGCCCGCTCGATTTCCGATAGAATGGTCTCAACAATCGAATTTTTCCGAGGAGAGTCAGATCATGGCGACAAACCGAATCCCAGGAATCCTCGCCGCCTGCGCGTTCTTCGGCGTCGTCCTAGGCCAGGGGGCCGGGAGCGTAGCCTTCAACGACCCCATCGTGGGGAATCTCCGCTACATCCCGGCGGGGACCTTCATGCAGGGGGCACCCACCAACGAGTCCTGTGCCGGGGGCAACGAATTCCAGTTCCAGCACCAGTTGACGCAGGCATTTGCCATGATGGAAACCGAGGTGACCCAGCAGATGTGGGCCACCCTTCGATTGAACGACCTGTCTCTGCCGGCGAACCCCTCGGAGCCTGCTTACGGGGTCGGTCTCAGTCTTCCGGTCAACCACGTCAACTGGCGTCTGGCGATCCTGTTCGCAAACCGGCTGTCCGACCGTCAGGGGCTGACTCCCTGCTACTATGTCGACCAAGCGTTCACAACGCCCCTCAACGCCGTGAACTATCAGACCGGGGCCATCTACTGCAACTTCCTGGCGAACGGCTACCGGCTGCCCACCGAGGCCGAGTGGGAGTACGCCTGCCGGGCGGGGACGACCACACCGTTCAACGTGGATGAACCCGGGTACGGCCCCGGGAATTGCACCGCCTGCTCGTCCACCCCCTTCGGCCCCTTCAACAACGCCGCCTGGTGGTGCGGCAACGCCGTGATCTCACAACCCGTCGGGGGGAAAACCGCCAACACCTGGAACCTCAGGGACATGCACGGCAACGTCGAAGAATGGTGCTGGGATGCGTACGGCATGTACCCGACCGGGTCCTTCACCGACTACCGCGGCGAGTGGGCGACCGGGAGCGATCGCGTGACCCGGGGCGGGAGCTTCAACGACAATCCCTCCTACTGCCGGTCGGCGGCGAGGGACCTGTTCCCCCCCCTTGCCCCCACCCTGCAAGGCTTCCGCCTGGTCCGGAACGTCAGCTCCGGCCCCTGCCCCCCCCCGCAGATCACCCTTCAACCCTCGGACGTGACCATCACTGCCGGGCAGACTGCCACGCTGGTCATCACGGCGACCGGGACCGGGACGTTGTACTACCAGTGGTACACCAGCCTGACCGGCCAGGTCTGGGTGATGGTCCCCGACGCAACCTCACCGTTCTGCATCACGCCGCAGTTGAGCTACAACCGGAAGTACAAGGTCCGGGTGTTCGATGACTGTGACGTGCCGGTGGACAGCAACGAGGTCACCGTCACGGTGGAGGGCTGTGAAGACCCGATGATCACGAAGCAGCCGGCGAGCACCACGATCCTGGCGGGTGACCGGGCGATGCTCTCCATCACCGCGGGCGGCAGCGCCCCCCACGCCTACCAGTGGTACCTGGGCGCCAGCCCCGACACGAACGCCCCCATCGAGGGGGCGGTTTCGTCCAACTACACCACCCCGGCGCTGACCTCGAGCCAGTCCTACTGGGTGAAAGTGGAGAACGGCTGCGGGACGGTGGAAAGCGCCACGGCAACGGTGACCGTGCAATCGTGCCTGATCCCGACCATCGTCTCCCAGCCCGTGAGCCAGACCCTTCAGCCCGGTCAGTCGGCCACCCTTTCCGTCCAGGTCCGGGGAACAGCGCCGTTCCAGTACGAGTGGTACACGGGGCAAAGCCAGCAGTCGGGCACGGTCATCCCGGGGGCCGAGATGCCCTACTACACCACT carries:
- a CDS encoding transposase encodes the protein GAIPAELAPILERLSLDAAEWLASVQGYERRFRRVVGCAGRLAELARAAGLKWFQGVAACRRLFLPART